Below is a window of Impatiens glandulifera chromosome 2, dImpGla2.1, whole genome shotgun sequence DNA.
CCATTGACAGGTATCTGCAATCTTATCAGTGAGTGATATTATATGATTGATGGTTTTAGAGATCTTATAATGTTGGAACTTTactttattgaattttattttttggaagcAGATAAAAGTTGAAAGTTCATATGTATTCTGTGTATAAATTTGTTCATTAGAATTCTTATCACAGTTAATGATAgtcatttacaaaaataaagagaaatttcATTTCCATTGATTTGTTACTGTACACTATAGTCCTTTGGACAAGAAGAGGATTGTCAAAGTAAAATGTTCTTCTGATCACTACTTCTTAGTGAGTAGAAAGTTCAAAGTATTGAGGTAGAGAAATAGCTTGTATAATGTATTTGTAAGTATTTTGATAATTGAGAAATCCCATGAACCAAAAATCAATGTTATCCACAGTAGCAAGTTCAATGTACTTCTGTGAAGGCCTCTCCGAGTTTTGGCTCACGACTGCGCCTTTTATCTTTCCTAGTGGTATCGATATCTGCATAAGATAGGAATCATTTGACCATTAAGTACTTCAGAAAGAtcataaatatgattttttactAAAATGACTGTTTTGTTTCAAAGAATTAAAGTCTGTAAGTGTTACCTTATAATGGGCTCTGGCTGACATTCCATTTGGGGACTGGAGTTTGATAGATCTTTCACTACAGAAGGCAATCCTGTTAGTTGTGATGAAAAGAAGACCGGCTATGGGACCAGCTGTTGTGGAGATATAACACTGAGAAGCCTTTAAGATCTTTTCTCCATtttcaacactaaatttatGCTTGAAAACCTTCTCCACTCCACCATTTTTTAGGATTTTGGCTCCTAAGCCCAACTTCCCCTTTACTATTGCACTGATATTAGATCCTAGTTTTACTGCAAGCAAGAATTTCATTAGAAAACAAATCatgatttatttaatgaatattatttgCTTTAGAATAATGAAGGAATTGTTTGGGGAAAAGTATCTACCATGCTTTAGAATGTTATTTGCTGCATTAATTGCTCTCTCTGTCGgtcttctctttttatttattactgcattcaaataaaagaaacattaagaaaatgaaaaattgaaaaaaatataataatcctcaaattcttaaaatataatagtaaAATGGGGAGTAAAACTTACTCTGATTGAACTTCAATGATCCATTGACAGGAAAAGATATATGATTATGGAGACCATGATCAAGCAAGAGTCTGTTTGATCTGGTGGGAATTCCAATAAAATGCTCAACGGGCTGCAGATTTTTCATGTTCAAAGGAATTCTTGCGGCGGGTGcttcaaaacaatttaaatgGCAGATATTTATAAAGGTTAGGGGAGGGAGGAGAATGGAAGCACAATTGGTTTAAAGCTTTCAGTTGTTTGATGACTCATGTTTG
It encodes the following:
- the LOC124926828 gene encoding putative GEM-like protein 8; the encoded protein is MKNLQPVEHFIGIPTRSNRLLLDHGLHNHISFPVNGSLKFNQIINKKRRPTERAINAANNILKHVKLGSNISAIVKGKLGLGAKILKNGGVEKVFKHKFSVENGEKILKASQCYISTTAGPIAGLLFITTNRIAFCSERSIKLQSPNGMSARAHYKISIPLGKIKGAVVSQNSERPSQKYIELATVDNIDFWFMGFLNYQNTYKYIIQAISLPQYFELSTH